The Candidatus Manganitrophus noduliformans genome includes a window with the following:
- a CDS encoding DUF4157 domain-containing protein, protein MRIFTQKQKQPPRRTSNDLRSHHPSQHPHSLLELQRTLGNQAAQRLQTKLNVAPPGDRHEQEADRVAAQVMRMPEPKKAAPCSCGGECAPCRTKQAGQADLQTQRAETADATQSTVPPIVHEALRAPGHPLDSGTRAFFEPRFGYDLSPVRVHTDRQAVTSARAVDALAYTVGRDVVFAEGEYAPHTSQGKKLLAHELTHVVQQGGAASALQRQAGGGGAAAPAPRYSVTTSSGCNTAPYNKAIVEAAAQAAFNQVHTSNCVKTKSLKENILDEFNGLTIKCNQGTGNPCGRANRFFSSTVNLYPDAMNAICGPLESTILHEVIHLTEWAPFGHGPLAAGCEKSCFGFGSGDAAKCTYDAGFVPVLSVSGGKAFPEEGTSASYARLYLGLEKRGPVLSFVHPSLGIGVGLIGEATGETGAAPAGTTMLVSLLGGLRFDPSKPGGGYLSFSGGPALALGSGKEKIGYEAGAALGYRWRWLDFSVNAGRTYDPTREAGMDRLFTVGATLQIGPSVPR, encoded by the coding sequence ATGCGCATCTTCACACAGAAACAGAAGCAACCTCCACGGCGAACCTCCAACGACCTCCGATCGCATCATCCGTCTCAACATCCTCATTCCCTGCTCGAGTTACAACGCACCCTCGGAAACCAAGCCGCACAACGCCTGCAGACGAAACTGAACGTCGCCCCCCCGGGAGACCGACACGAACAGGAGGCCGATCGGGTCGCAGCGCAAGTGATGCGCATGCCGGAGCCGAAGAAAGCCGCTCCCTGTTCCTGCGGCGGCGAATGCGCCCCCTGCCGGACGAAACAGGCCGGACAGGCGGATCTGCAAACCCAACGGGCCGAGACGGCCGACGCCACCCAAAGCACCGTTCCCCCCATCGTCCACGAAGCTCTCCGCGCGCCGGGCCACCCGCTCGATTCAGGGACCCGCGCCTTCTTCGAGCCGCGGTTCGGCTACGACTTAAGCCCGGTGCGAGTCCACACCGACCGGCAAGCGGTCACGTCGGCCCGCGCGGTCGATGCGCTCGCCTACACCGTCGGGCGGGATGTCGTCTTCGCCGAAGGGGAATATGCGCCGCACACTTCTCAAGGAAAAAAGCTGCTGGCGCACGAGCTGACCCATGTGGTCCAGCAGGGGGGGGCCGCCTCGGCGCTTCAACGGCAAGCGGGAGGGGGAGGCGCCGCCGCGCCGGCGCCCCGTTATTCGGTCACCACATCATCCGGGTGCAACACCGCCCCTTACAACAAGGCGATCGTCGAAGCGGCGGCCCAAGCCGCCTTCAACCAAGTTCACACGAGCAACTGCGTGAAAACCAAGTCGTTGAAAGAAAACATCCTCGATGAATTCAACGGCCTGACAATCAAATGCAACCAGGGAACGGGCAACCCGTGCGGCCGGGCGAATCGCTTCTTCAGCTCCACCGTCAATCTCTACCCGGATGCGATGAACGCGATCTGCGGTCCGCTCGAATCGACCATCCTTCACGAAGTGATCCATCTGACCGAGTGGGCCCCGTTCGGGCATGGCCCGCTCGCCGCCGGGTGCGAGAAATCGTGTTTCGGCTTCGGCAGCGGAGATGCGGCCAAATGCACCTACGATGCGGGCTTCGTACCGGTGTTGAGCGTGTCGGGCGGAAAAGCATTTCCGGAGGAAGGAACCTCCGCCTCGTACGCGCGCCTCTATCTCGGTCTGGAAAAACGGGGGCCGGTCCTCAGCTTTGTTCACCCCTCTCTCGGGATCGGCGTCGGCCTGATCGGTGAAGCGACGGGAGAAACCGGAGCGGCTCCGGCCGGAACGACCATGCTCGTCTCGTTACTCGGCGGCCTTCGATTCGATCCGAGCAAGCCGGGCGGGGGCTACCTCTCCTTTTCCGGCGGTCCGGCGCTCGCCCTCGGCAGCGGCAAAGAGAAAATCGGCTACGAAGCGGGGGCGGCGCTCGGCTACCGCTGGCGCTGGCTCGATTTCTCGGTGAATGCCGGGCGGACCTATGACCCGACCCGAGAGGCCGGAATGGACCGGCTCTTCACCGTCGGCGCCACCCTCCAAATCGGACCAAGCGTGCCCCGCTGA
- a CDS encoding alpha/beta fold hydrolase, with protein sequence MPYITVDRENSGNIDLYYEDHGSGRPVVLVHGWPLSGASWEKQVPALLDAACRVITYDRRGFGKSSQPTFGYDYDTMAEDLHKLITKLDLRDIALVGFSMGGGEVARYLGVHGSERVSKAVFMAAVPPYMLMTTDNPDGIDGGVFEGIKKAIVADRPALLSKFLSDFYNVDLLKGKKVSDEAVHLNWIVAAEASPKATLDCVTAFSSTDFRKDLKRIDIPTLVIHGDADRICPFPATGKRIREIVKGSRLIAVEGGPHGINWTHAEEVNRGLVNFLGEAARKKAAA encoded by the coding sequence ATGCCGTACATCACCGTCGACAGGGAAAACTCGGGCAACATCGATCTCTATTACGAAGACCACGGTTCGGGCAGGCCGGTGGTGCTGGTTCATGGCTGGCCGCTGAGCGGCGCCTCCTGGGAGAAGCAGGTGCCGGCCCTGCTCGATGCGGCCTGCCGGGTCATCACGTATGACCGCCGGGGCTTCGGAAAGTCGAGTCAGCCGACGTTCGGCTACGATTACGACACGATGGCCGAGGACCTGCACAAGCTGATCACAAAGCTCGACCTGCGCGACATCGCGTTGGTCGGCTTCTCCATGGGGGGAGGCGAGGTGGCCCGCTATCTCGGCGTCCACGGATCCGAACGGGTGAGCAAAGCGGTCTTCATGGCGGCCGTTCCACCCTATATGCTCATGACCACCGACAATCCGGATGGGATCGACGGCGGCGTCTTCGAAGGGATCAAAAAAGCGATCGTTGCCGACCGGCCGGCGCTTCTCTCCAAATTCCTCTCCGATTTCTATAACGTCGATCTCTTGAAGGGGAAAAAGGTAAGCGACGAGGCGGTCCACCTCAACTGGATCGTCGCCGCGGAGGCCTCTCCCAAAGCGACGCTCGATTGCGTTACTGCGTTTTCGTCGACCGACTTCCGAAAAGACCTGAAACGGATCGACATCCCGACGCTGGTGATCCACGGCGATGCCGACCGGATCTGCCCCTTCCCCGCCACCGGAAAGCGCATACGTGAGATTGTCAAAGGAAGCAGGCTGATCGCAGTGGAAGGAGGACCGCACGGCATCAATTGGACCCACGCGGAAGAAGTCAACCGCGGCCTGGTGAATTTTCTCGGGGAGGCGGCCCGGAAGAAGGCCGCCGCATAA
- a CDS encoding alpha/beta hydrolase yields MPSKTIVLIHGNFVTRHCWNGWAARYQARGYKTVQIAYPGRDKPVELLKQNPSDPILQQLTIGEVIDHHVRVIRSLPEKPIIIGHSFGGLLTQLMLQRDLGVAGVAIDSVPPQGVLTLKWSFLRSLWPVLNPLIPVSKPYYMTFEQFQYTFVNTLPPAEQRAAYDAQVVPESRRLARGGLSSAARVDFKRARAPLLMIAGEKDHLMPAALNRANYERYKTSPSITEFKEFPGRDHYIIGERGWEEVADHALDWAIRAQASPAARAA; encoded by the coding sequence ATGCCGAGCAAAACCATTGTGCTGATCCATGGGAACTTCGTCACCCGACACTGCTGGAATGGATGGGCCGCGCGATACCAGGCCCGCGGGTATAAAACCGTCCAGATTGCCTATCCGGGAAGAGACAAGCCAGTGGAGCTCCTCAAGCAAAACCCATCCGATCCCATCCTGCAGCAGCTCACGATCGGTGAGGTGATCGACCATCACGTCCGGGTCATTCGCTCCCTCCCGGAAAAACCGATCATCATAGGCCACTCGTTCGGCGGGCTGCTGACGCAGCTGATGTTGCAGCGGGATCTGGGGGTGGCGGGCGTCGCCATCGATTCGGTCCCGCCGCAAGGGGTGCTCACCTTGAAGTGGTCCTTCCTCCGCTCTCTCTGGCCGGTGCTCAATCCATTGATCCCCGTGTCGAAGCCGTACTACATGACCTTCGAACAATTTCAATATACCTTCGTGAATACCTTGCCGCCGGCGGAGCAGCGCGCGGCGTATGACGCGCAGGTCGTCCCCGAGTCGCGCCGGCTCGCCCGCGGCGGCCTCTCAAGCGCCGCCCGCGTCGATTTCAAGCGGGCGCGCGCCCCCCTGCTGATGATCGCCGGCGAGAAGGACCACCTCATGCCTGCGGCGCTGAACCGGGCGAATTACGAGCGCTACAAAACGTCCCCCTCCATCACCGAGTTTAAAGAATTTCCGGGGAGAGACCACTACATCATCGGAGAACGGGGCTGGGAAGAGGTTGCCGATCACGCCCTCGATTGGGCGATCCGGGCGCAGGCAAGCCCCGCGGCCCGCGCCGCATAG
- a CDS encoding TerB family tellurite resistance protein has product MPNEKKISLVRVLIALAWADGEISHDELNFLKDFMFKFDLTGDEWAKIEMYMEDPVTQEEAELLIHDFVQHLGGARERQQVIEALQKMTAADGVTTPEEKAFLERFSGIINEAGPAPALFGRIRGLFQETVFKPARRSKRSEELHEFLNNRVLFKVRRKLERDKLSIEADPEALTYASLFGGLLAYVASLHQPLTETQMAVLKKHLKEIAGFDNEGTAVIESVIREAAGSLDRFRLTREFYEKSAPAQRFQLIECLFDIAGVDTDLTHSEVEEVRAIAYGLRLTHSDFINAKVKHLRESEKKTN; this is encoded by the coding sequence ATGCCAAACGAAAAGAAAATCTCTTTGGTTCGGGTGCTGATCGCCCTTGCCTGGGCCGACGGCGAGATCAGCCACGACGAGCTCAATTTTCTGAAGGATTTTATGTTCAAGTTCGATTTGACCGGGGACGAATGGGCCAAGATCGAGATGTATATGGAAGACCCGGTCACCCAGGAGGAGGCGGAGTTGCTGATTCACGATTTCGTTCAGCACCTCGGCGGCGCCCGGGAGCGCCAGCAGGTGATCGAGGCGCTTCAAAAGATGACGGCGGCGGACGGCGTGACCACCCCCGAGGAGAAGGCTTTCCTGGAGCGGTTTTCCGGAATCATCAATGAAGCGGGGCCGGCTCCCGCCTTGTTCGGGCGCATCCGGGGGCTTTTCCAGGAGACGGTCTTCAAACCGGCGCGCCGCTCGAAGCGGAGCGAGGAGCTGCATGAGTTTCTCAACAACCGGGTTTTGTTTAAAGTGCGGCGGAAGCTGGAGCGGGATAAGCTCTCGATCGAGGCCGATCCGGAGGCGCTGACCTATGCGTCGCTCTTCGGCGGGCTGCTCGCTTACGTGGCGTCGCTCCACCAGCCGCTCACCGAGACCCAAATGGCCGTTTTAAAAAAACATCTGAAAGAGATCGCCGGATTCGACAATGAAGGGACGGCGGTGATCGAGTCGGTCATCCGGGAGGCGGCCGGGAGCCTCGACCGGTTCCGGCTGACCCGGGAATTTTACGAGAAGAGCGCCCCGGCGCAGCGCTTTCAGCTGATCGAGTGTCTTTTCGACATCGCCGGGGTCGATACCGATCTGACCCATTCCGAGGTGGAGGAGGTCCGGGCGATCGCATACGGATTGAGGCTGACCCATTCGGACTTCATCAACGCCAAGGTGAAACATCTGCGGGAGAGCGAAAAAAAGACCAATTAG
- a CDS encoding DUF362 domain-containing protein, giving the protein MKEENLNEESDPISPSRRSFIQMAGALLPIFLANPFNLFRSLTSPDGELRPVPRPKPNRFVQDGKALVGVVGGENIDRMVREAVDLIGGIDRLDLKGKTVLVKPNVVSHNPPPATTNPEVVRSVVKLLYEGGAGKVIVGDMSGVIRLPTRKNLKETGIEAAAREAGAEVIDFDDAEWIEVKPPQAQLSGKIYVARPVYEADLLVNVPVVKTHQSATYSICLKNLVGVTHPRNRPYRVNPARWEEVVAEMNLAAHPDLNIVDATTIMVAGGPQEGPAEKTNMIFASGDRIAADVVGLGLIKHFNRWKGVGEISVWAQRQIRYAQTIGLGVKEAASMKMIAKRLEGDEAVFSALIAKIESALAEGPGKDKPPSP; this is encoded by the coding sequence ATGAAGGAAGAAAATTTGAACGAGGAATCAGATCCCATTTCCCCTTCCCGCCGCTCGTTCATCCAAATGGCCGGGGCGCTGCTTCCGATCTTCCTCGCCAACCCGTTCAACCTCTTTCGCTCGCTCACCTCCCCGGACGGGGAACTGCGGCCGGTCCCGCGTCCCAAACCGAACCGGTTCGTTCAGGACGGAAAGGCGTTGGTCGGCGTGGTTGGGGGGGAGAATATCGACCGGATGGTCCGGGAGGCGGTCGATCTGATCGGCGGAATAGACCGGCTCGATCTGAAAGGGAAGACCGTTCTGGTGAAACCGAACGTCGTCTCGCACAACCCGCCGCCGGCGACGACGAACCCGGAGGTCGTCCGGAGCGTGGTGAAGCTCCTTTACGAGGGGGGGGCCGGCAAGGTGATCGTCGGCGATATGTCGGGGGTGATCCGGCTGCCGACCCGGAAGAACCTGAAAGAGACCGGGATCGAGGCGGCGGCGCGGGAGGCGGGGGCGGAGGTGATCGACTTCGACGACGCCGAGTGGATCGAGGTGAAGCCGCCGCAGGCGCAGTTGAGCGGGAAGATTTATGTCGCCCGGCCGGTTTATGAGGCCGATCTTCTCGTCAACGTCCCGGTGGTGAAGACCCATCAGAGCGCGACCTACTCGATCTGCCTCAAAAACCTGGTCGGGGTGACCCACCCCCGGAACCGCCCCTACCGGGTGAATCCGGCGCGGTGGGAGGAGGTGGTGGCGGAGATGAATTTAGCGGCCCATCCCGACCTGAACATCGTCGATGCCACGACGATCATGGTCGCCGGCGGCCCGCAAGAAGGGCCGGCGGAGAAGACGAACATGATCTTCGCCAGCGGCGACCGGATCGCCGCCGACGTTGTCGGGCTCGGATTGATTAAACACTTCAACCGCTGGAAAGGGGTCGGCGAGATCAGCGTCTGGGCGCAGCGGCAGATCCGCTACGCGCAGACGATTGGGCTGGGGGTGAAGGAGGCCGCGTCGATGAAGATGATCGCGAAGCGGCTCGAAGGGGACGAGGCGGTTTTCTCGGCATTGATCGCGAAGATCGAATCGGCTCTCGCCGAGGGGCCCGGAAAGGACAAACCCCCGTCTCCTTAG
- a CDS encoding DUF4123 domain-containing protein: MLGISSEEKVDRLWKTVAPGRHERIFALLDAARHDSIFPAVMGADCLIACLYRDVPDALVRVAPYLVEIQPKSAFADWLFRRWGDHWGILLATRARLDELYRHFRRFLIVKDPAGRRLYFRYYDPRVLRTYLPTCNAAELETLFGPVEHYLVEDENGSGLLRFSRDQGALKTERTPLLPG; encoded by the coding sequence ATGCTCGGAATATCGTCTGAAGAGAAGGTGGACCGGCTCTGGAAAACGGTCGCGCCGGGCCGGCATGAGCGGATCTTCGCCCTGCTGGATGCGGCCCGCCACGACAGCATCTTCCCGGCGGTGATGGGGGCCGACTGCCTGATCGCCTGTCTTTATCGGGATGTCCCCGACGCGCTGGTCCGGGTCGCCCCCTACCTGGTGGAGATTCAACCGAAGAGCGCCTTCGCCGATTGGCTCTTCCGGCGGTGGGGCGATCACTGGGGGATTCTTCTCGCCACCCGGGCCCGATTAGACGAGCTCTACCGCCATTTCCGCCGGTTCCTGATCGTCAAAGATCCCGCCGGGCGAAGACTCTATTTCCGCTACTACGATCCGCGGGTCCTCCGGACTTATCTCCCCACCTGCAACGCGGCGGAATTGGAAACCCTCTTCGGGCCGGTCGAGCATTACCTTGTTGAGGACGAGAACGGTTCCGGCCTGCTTCGCTTCTCGCGCGATCAGGGGGCGCTGAAAACAGAAAGAACCCCCCTTCTCCCAGGATAA